A single window of Polyodon spathula isolate WHYD16114869_AA chromosome 2, ASM1765450v1, whole genome shotgun sequence DNA harbors:
- the LOC121330070 gene encoding neuronal vesicle trafficking-associated protein 1-like: MVKLGNNFCDKNNTKVPISEDGFDTIPLITPLDVSQLQCPPPDKVMVKTKTEYDGDHKKGKFHTPKIAEFTISITEGVSERFKVTVLVLFALAFLTCVVFLVVYKVYSYDHTCPEGFVFQHNRCIPAGIDSYYSEQDPSTRGKFYTVINHYNVAKHTLTRSVSPWMTVMSEEKVSEQETEKAA; encoded by the exons ATGGTGAAATTGGGGAATAATTTTTGCGACAAGAATAACACCAAAGTGCCCATCTCTGAAGATGGATTTGATACCATCCCCCTTATCACACCCTTGGATGTCAGTCAGCTGCAATGCCCCCCGCCTGATAag GTGAtggtaaaaactaaaacagaatatGATGGTGACCACAAGAAGGGTAAATTCCATACCCCTAAAATTGCAGAATTTACAATAAGCATCACTGAAGGTGTCTCTGAGAGATTTAAG GTCACAGTTTTAGTGCTTTTTGCACTGGCGTTTCTCACCTGTGTAGTGTTTCTGGTGGTCTACAAAGTTTACAGCTATGACCATACCTGTCCAGAGGGATTTGTCTTTCAG CACAACCGCTGCATTCCAGCTGGGATAGACAGTTATTATTCTGAACAAGACCCCAGTACCCGAGGAAAATTCTACACTGTTATTAACCACTACAACGTGGCTAAGCACACGCTCACTCGCTCTGTGTCACCCTGGATGACAGTGATGTCTGAAGAAAAGGTATCTGAACAGGAGACAGAGAAAGCAGCTTAG